The following are from one region of the Cyclopterus lumpus isolate fCycLum1 chromosome 21, fCycLum1.pri, whole genome shotgun sequence genome:
- the LOC117750497 gene encoding trace amine-associated receptor 13c-like: MKTLEEVELCFPHLLNSSCRKPMRPHTLSMLTYIVLSSISLLTVTLNLLVIISISHFRQLHTPTNLLLISLAVSDFFVGFLMFFQIMLIDGCWLLGDLMCTMYSVLDFIITSASIGTMVLISVDRYVAICEPLHYPYKVTQKRVQVCVCLCWIFSALLHSLLLKDNLEQPGRYNSCLGECVVVINYIAGHADIFLSFIGPVTVIIVLYMRVFVVAVSQARAMRSQITSFSLKCSVSGTAKKSEIKAARNLGVVIVVFLLCICPYFSVSLTGQDTLFNFSSAAFVTCLFYFNSCLNPVIYAFFYPWFRKSIKLIVTLKILQPGSCQTNML; encoded by the exons ATGAAAACCCTTGAAGAAGTCGAACTTTGCTTTCCACATCTCCTCaactcctcctgcaggaagccCATGCGTCCTCACACTCTATCTATGCTTACTTACATTGTactgtcctccatctctctgctcactGTGACTCTCAACCTGTtggtcatcatctccatctcccactTCAG GCAGCTCCACACACCCACCAACCTCCTCCTaatctctctggctgtctcagATTTCTTCGTGGGCTTCCTCATGTTCTTTCAAATTATGCTCATAGACGGCTGCTGGTTGCTCGGTGACCTCATGTGTACTATGTATAGTGTGCTGGACTTTATTATAACTTCTGCCTCTATAGGAACCATGGTTCTCATATCAGTTGACCGATATGTGGCTATTTGTGAGCCTCTACATTATCcctacaaagtcacacaaaaaagagttcaagtctgtgtttgtctgtgttggatATTTTCTGCTTTACTTCACAGTCTGCTGCTGAAGGATAACCTGGAACAACCAGGCAGGTATAATTCCTGCTTAGGagagtgtgttgttgtcattaactACATTGCTGGTCATGCAGATATTTTTTTGTCCTTCATTGGTCCTGTCACTGTCATCATAGTTCTGTATATGAGAGTTTTTGTGGTGGCTGTGTCTCAGGCTCGTGCCATGCGCTCTCAGATtacatctttctctctcaagtGTTCAGTGAGTGGAACTGctaaaaaatctgaaattaaAGCAGCCAGGAATCtgggtgttgttattgttgtgtttctattgtgcATCTGTCCATATTTTAGTGTTTCACTCACAGGCCAGGACACCTTGTTTAATTTCTCATCTGCTGCCTTTGTAACATGTCTGTTCTATTTCAACTCCTGTCTTAACCCTGTGATCTATGCCTTTTTTTACCCCTGGTTTAGAAAATCTATCAAGCTCATTGTTACTCTTAAGATACTGCAGCCTGGCTCATGTCAGACCAACATGCTGTAG